One segment of Theobroma cacao cultivar B97-61/B2 chromosome 9, Criollo_cocoa_genome_V2, whole genome shotgun sequence DNA contains the following:
- the LOC18590380 gene encoding protein LURP-one-related 8 has protein sequence MTRVYPNASFNAGGDAISVTPPKLLVADDQKREAVLTVWTKSLLFNCNGFTVFDGKGDLVYRVDNYMEGNKGEILLMDATGKPLLTIRRKKMSLGDSWLVYEGETSVNPRLSVRKSVNILNSKCLAYVSPGSTNNRNNNIMYEIEGSYSQRCCAVYDDKRRLVAEIKRKEAVGGVAFGTDIFRLIVQPDNIRTDYAMALVILLDQMFGSSRRRST, from the exons ATGACAAGGGTTTATCCCAACGCTAGCTTTAACGCCGGCGGCGATGCCATCTCCGTGACGCCGCCTAAGCTGTTAGTAGCTGATGATCAGAAGAGGGAGGCAGTTCTAACCGTCTGGACAAAGTCGTTGCTTTTCAACTGTAACGGCTTCACGGTGTTTGATGGTAAAGGTGATTTGGTGTACAGGGTGGATAATTACATGGAAGGCAACAAGGGTGAGATCCTTCTCATGGATGCCACTGGCAAGCCTCTCCTCACCATCCGCCGCAAG AAAATGAGCCTGGGGGACAGCTGGCTGGTTTACGAGGGAGAAACCTCAGTGAATCCCCGACTTTCAGTCAGGAAATCGGTGAACATCCTAAACAGCAAGTGCTTGGCATACGTTAGCCCCGGCAGCACCAACAACCGAAACAACAACATCATGTACGAGATCGAGGGGTCGTATTCCCAACGATGCTGTGCCGTCTACGATGACAAGCGGCGGTTAGTAGCAGAGATCAAGCGGAAAGAGGCTGTCGGAGGAGTCGCCTTTGGAACCGACATCTTCCGCCTTATCGTTCAGCCTGACAACATCAGGACGGACTATGCCATGGCTCTCGTCATCCTTCTTGATCAAATGTTCGGATCCTCGAGGCGCCGCTCCACCTAA